The following proteins come from a genomic window of Microtus pennsylvanicus isolate mMicPen1 chromosome 22, mMicPen1.hap1, whole genome shotgun sequence:
- the Tmem243 gene encoding transmembrane protein 243 — translation MEDFSTRTYGTSGLDNRPLFGETSAKDRIINLVVGSLTTLLILVTLISAFVFPQLPPKPLNVFFAVCIFLSSITACILIYWYRQGDLEPKFRNLIYYILFSIVMLCICANLYFHDVGR, via the exons ATGGAGGACTTTAGTACCAGGACCTACGGGACCAGCGGCCTGGACAACAGACCTCTGTTCGGGGAGACGTCAGCCAAG GATCGAATCATCAATTTAGTTGTTGGCAGCTTAACCACCTTATTGATTCTA GTGACACTCATCAGTGCTTTTGTTTTCCCTCAACTACCTCCCAAACCACTGAATGTATTTTTTGCTGTCTGCATCTTTTTGAGTAGTATTACTGCCTGCATACTT ATCTACTGGTATCGGCAAGGAGATTTAGAACCGAAATTTAGAAATCTAATTTACTACATCTTATTTTCTATCGTCATGTTGTGTATATGTGCGAACTTGTACTTCCACGACGTGGGAAGGTGA